One part of the Mercenaria mercenaria strain notata unplaced genomic scaffold, MADL_Memer_1 contig_1278, whole genome shotgun sequence genome encodes these proteins:
- the LOC128551583 gene encoding uncharacterized protein LOC128551583, translating to MQQTDQPGEECQLLRRQTPSYDEDFVKGRVEFKYKLGWRFGEGAGCTQSLIGNYVNKDTYPWICTSGCGSSPVTLSSKGYVCAAASRIQDWEQGEYSFRHTFKSDGRFTVSYESCCWIALNYGKGDGNWSLQTTVDLRTRSDLHVPNSSPLAAGKPTYTIKYGCTQKITIPILDRDGDSVKCRWASGDECMSVCKRIPHTVLDEGKCTLTISAKGKANDTYAVAIMVEDRPTSSITLNGQVFTQQDVLSSIPVQFLVNTPEISSMSCSDRPVFVSPTPAESDVIVVFPGRSLFVSFYAASRGTSITSFLVIGPPGAQQSTIRQLSLRRGVYSTDIAWTPSAVDRGPQSLCAEATDAYLISSDMRCLTIAAWDINPCNSKPCQNNGKCSRVGYTKDFLCTCLPGYTGLQCQIDINECASNPCLHGATCFDLINEYFCGCISGYTNVNCQTDINECELQTCENGGTCQDNVNTAVCDCAPGFTGEICQTGNYVKVI from the exons TTCAAGTACAAGCTTGGTTGGAGATTTGGCGAGGGCGCTGGATGCACTCAATCCTTAATTGGGAACTATGTAAACAAAGACACATATCCATGGATCTGTACATCTGGTTGTGGAAGTTCACccgtaactctgtcatccaaAGGATATGTATGTGCAGCTGCTAGCAGAATACAAGACTGGGAACAAGGGGAATATTCATTTAGACATACATTTAAATCTGATGGAAGATTTACCGTTAG TTACGAAAGCTGTTGCTGGATAGCCCTTAACTATGGGAAAGGTGACGGTAATTGGAGTCTTCAAACAACAGTAGATTTACGTACACGATCTGATTTACACGTTCCTAACAGTAGTCCATTAGCGGCCGGAAAACCAACATACAC TATCAAATACGGCTGCACCCAGAAAATCACGATACCAATCTTGGACCGAGATGGCGACAGCGTTAAATGTAGATGGGCCTCTGGCGACGAATGCATGTCTGTGTGCAAACGCATACCACATACAGTTTTAGACGAG GGTAAATGTACATTGACGATATCTGCAAAAGGAAAGGCAAACGATACGTATGCAGTTGCGATAATGGTAGAGGACAGGCCTACATCGTCAATTACATTGAATGGACAAGTTTTTACACAGCAAGATGTACTGTCCTCTATACCGGTTCAG TTTTTGGTCAATACACCTGAGATTTCGTCAATGTCTTGCTCAGACAGACCTGTCTTTGTAAGTCCGACACCAGCAGAATCTGACGTGATTGTTGTATTTCCAGGACGGTCACTCTTTGTCAGCTTTTATGCAGCATCTAGAGGAACGAG TATTACTTCATTTCTTGTAATTGGGCCGCCGGGTGCACAGCAGTCAACAATACGTCAGTTGTCTTTGAGACGTGGTGTATATTCAACAGATATAGCATGGACACCGTCAGCCGTTGACAGAGGTCCCCAGTCTTTATGTGCCGAAGCAACTGATGCCTATCT AATTAGCAGCGACATGAGGTGTTTGACAATAGCTGCTTGGG ATATAAATCCGTGTAACAGCAAGCCATGTCAGAACAATGGCAAATGTTCTCGGGTTGGATATACTAAAGACTTTTTGTGTACTTGCCTGCCTGGGTACACAGGTCTGCAATGTCAAATTG ATATCAATGAGTGTGCGAGTAATCCATGCCTACACGGTGCCACGTGTTTTGATCTCATCAACGAATACTTCTGTGGTTGTATTTCTGGATACACAAATGTCAATTGTCAGACAG atataaatgaatgCGAGTTGCAAACGTGTGAGAATGGTGGTACATGTCAAGACAACGTTAATACTGCAGTATGTGACTGCGCTCCGGGGTTCACTGGGGAAATCTGTCAAACTGGTAATTATGTGAAAGTTATATAA